A window of the Lolium perenne isolate Kyuss_39 chromosome 7, Kyuss_2.0, whole genome shotgun sequence genome harbors these coding sequences:
- the LOC127311194 gene encoding E3 ubiquitin-protein ligase GW2 isoform X1 — protein sequence MGNAGLGRQRPAVQERLTRPQRLVRQLSDLDSGRLRRLIRSGDLAPCFDADDDERAVECPICFYFYPSLNQSKCCGKGICTECFLQLMPSKASKAVHCPFCKTATYAVEYCSARTSSENKLQQEEEQNTNEAKTRIRSKTHKTIEIQS from the exons ATGGGAAACGCAGGGCTGGGACGACAGCGGCCGGCGGTGCAGGAGCGGCTCACGCGGCCGCAGCGCCTGGTCCGGCAGCTCTCCGACCTGGACTCCGGCCGCCTACGCCGCCTCATCCGCTCCGGCGACCTCGCGCCGTGCTTCGACGCCGACGATGACGAGCGCGCCGTCGAGTGCCCCATCTGCTTCTAT TTTTATCCGAGCCTGAATCAATCCAAGTGTTGCGGCAAAGGGATCTGTACGG AGTGCTTCTTGCAGCTGATGCCGTCCAAGGCTTCCAAAGCGGTCCA CTGCCCTTTCTGCAAAACTGCAACTTACGCTGTAGAATACTGCAGTGCTAGAACATCAAGTGAGAATAAACTTCAACAAGAA GAAGAACAGAACACAAATGAAGCCAAAACAAGAATACGATCCAAGACTCACAAAACCATTGAAATACAGTCTTAG